The Pyrus communis chromosome 14, drPyrComm1.1, whole genome shotgun sequence sequence aattcaaaacattccccacaagtcctcaacatgaatgcatagaagaggtacaagcaagaatcattacgctctatgaaaattataagtgttgacgaggcattcgttactatgattgcatgaaacttatgccaagaatttgtttaacgcgattgtttataagcaacctccactacttgtgaatataagttcgtaactattaggtgaaactcacttatattctagcgtcatattcatgcatgaaaattaagcgcgcattctcaataaacatacataaataagttatcaatcaaacggttaaacaaattgaatccacaacttatgaaacgcaattagaagtaatcaaatcaaaatgcaagcataaacatatatttcgaattcccccctagccaaggggggtttagttgaatttaaacattggaatcaaagaaacacctaaacattccaacaactcaaacttgaattgtatgaacgtttaggcactcttctcttccattcctcatacgtacaaaacaaagagtattgaaattaaacattgaaatcaaagaaacacctaaacattccaacaactcaaacttgaattgtatgaatgtttaggcactcttctcttcctcttcgttgtagcacaaggtctaaggatagtttgatggtgtgaatggtttggggagtggttggagtggctgcaatggaggagaaaagtgttttggtggctgcaatgagggtgtggagaggttttgacgaatttctggaatatggaagagtgtatgaatgaaatgtgtatgcaatggatgcttatttataggtgaaatggggggaacatgacagctaggagggaatgtggctgcatgtttgaatgattaaaggatgcatgtgggttggaattgcatgtgcaatgaatatgtggctgcatgtgcaagggaacaatctgaaaatgcatgtgaaagcatgtgttggctgcaatgatgaaatggatgggagtgcatgtggcttaattaattaaagggagtgcatgtgcaatgttttaaaggatggaatgcatgtgaatatgatggaaatctgatgggagatggaatgggatgttttgcatgtgaattaaagagtaaatgcatgtgaattaaagagtgaatgcatgtgcaatgacagctaggttgaatatgcatgtggaatggctgatttatttgaagatgcatgtgcaatgaagtggaatgacagctaggttatgatgatgaatgcatgtggctgatttaattgaataggaaagcatgtggatttaatggtttaaagggtgaatgcatgtggatgcatgtgttgatgaatgggattaggaaaggtttaaatgtcctaaaactaaagggaacaaggttccaacactttggtcttcaattaggtcttcaatttcgtccaacactttggctccaagcataagctatccatccttagtccaaaagtgctccaaaagtctccaaaatgcatctttttgctcctttagccctttggacctacaaacacacgaaaatagcttaaagtactaaaataactaaagaaacataacgtaaatgcacgagaacaagccatttaagtcgcatgaatatgctcctatcattgggCCTTAAGAATAATAGTTTCCATGGTCCCCTACCCCAAGAATTGTCTCGTTTGCGCCGGTTGAAGACGATTGACTTTGGAAACAACAACTTTATGGGAACAATTCCTTCGTGGTTTGGGTCCTTCCCTAAACTTCAAACCTTCAGATTGGCCGGTAATGGCTTCTCTGGTTTCATACCCGTTGCTATCTTCAACTTATCTGCACTCGAAAGAATTAGTCTGAGCAAGAACCAACTATCAGGTACGTACGTACCACCATTACCAACCACTTGGGAATATAAATTAATGTTGCTTGCTTCATGATTACATTTTAAcgtctttgtttcattttaacaTCTATATATAAGATGTATAACaatcatctcttttttttttttccttcttttttgttgGAATGCATGCACATATTTAACAGGTAGCATACCCAGAGAAATAGGCAACTTAACAATGGTGAAGGGCATACATCTTGATGACAACAATTTCGAAGGTATACTGTATGACTTAGGTTttgttacatatatatatatacacacatatatatatatatatatatatatatatatatatatatatattcttagcTGGGATCTTGTTCAACTTCAACAAAAAATGAGATGAGAGGACTATCGTAGGATCATATATTTACCATGTAAGACCCTTGTATTCTAGAGCAAAAAAGAGGTCCTATATAGTGAATACATGGTCCTTAGAATGTATCCCACTTTTACTACAGTACAACAAGATTCCCACTAAGAAGCTGCTCCTATATATGCATACATGATTTTAACAATATACACCGATTGATTTTATAGAACTTCCGAACGAGATAAGCAATTTAGGTCAGCTGGAGGAGTTGTTTGTGCAGGAAAATGCCCTAAAAGGCTCTGCTTTTGTGCCTGTCCTCAACATATCTTCTTTGACTACTTTGACTCTATACGGAAACAACATGAGTGGCAGTCTTTCGGACAATATATGTGAGCATCTTTCGAGTATTCGACGATTTAATTTGGGTCAAAACCAGTTTAACGGTCTTATTCCCTCCAAACTGTGGCAATGCAAAGAGCTTCGTGATATCACATTTGAGTCTAACAATTTCTGTGGAAGCATACCCAAAAGTCTTGGCAATTTGACCTACTTAAGCAATATTTTTCTAGACAACAATAATTTAgaaggtaataaatttgggggCATTTTacaatcatttcattttttgtttttagttaaaTTGAAGTTACAAAGTTAATGCAATGTGCTGAAATTGTGATAGGTACAATACCGGATGAGATTTGTGATCTTCCACAGTTAGAGATTTTGGCACTGCATGCTAATAATCTCAGTGGCGTCATCCCATCCAAACTCTTCAATAACTCCATGATAAGAGAAATAGGGCTTTTTATTAATCAGCTCTCAGGTGGCCTCCCAGCAAACATAGGTCTTAACGTTCCAAACCTAGAATTACTAGGTGTAGCCAGAAATAACCTCGTGGCCGGACTACTCCCTAACCTCTCCAATGCTTCCAAGCTCCGGGATTTAGAAATGAGCGAAAACTCATTTACTGGGTTTCTTCCTATCACACTCTGTTCCTTGAAAAACCTCGAGTACCTTAACTTGTTGTTGAATAATTTGACGATTGATGCTTCTACTCCAGAAGCAGCAAGCACCCTCTCTTGCTTGTTTAATCTTGGAAATTTGAAAGGATTACACTTGGGAGATAATCCACTAAACACCACGATTCCAGCTTTTCGCAGGAATCTGTCTACATCACTCCTATATGTTGATTTAAGCTTTTCCAACATTAGGGGTAACATTCCAGTTGATATTAGCAATTGGAGCAGCTTGATAGCACTACACTTGGAAAACAATCAGTTGAGTGGAGCAATTCCAAGTTCAATACAAAGGCTAAAAAATCTCCAAGGTTTGTACTTGAATGATAACGAACTGCAAGGACATATCCCTTATGAACTCTGTCAACTAAACAACCTAGCTGAGTTACGTTTGGATGGTAATCGGCTCTCTGGCTCTATTCCTTCCTGCTTGGGTACTATGGTAGTAGCTCTAAGAAGTCTATCATTAGGGTCCAATTTGTTAAATTCTAAAATACCATCTTCCTTGTGGGAACTCAACCATATTTTGCACCTAAACTTGTCATCCAATTCTCTAGATGGACCACTCTCAGAAGATATTGGAAAGTTGAGAGATGTGGTGGATATGGATTTATCAAAGAACCATTTCTCTGGAAACATTCCCGGTAGCATTGGTGGTCttcaaaatatgattaatttgtCCTTGgcaaacaattatttaaaagGCCCTATTCCCACTTCATTTAAAACCTTGCTAAGCCTAGAATTCTTGGATTTGTCCAAAAACAATCTAACCGGAGTGATCCCAAAGTCATTGGAAGCACTCTTGTATCTCAAGCATTTGAATTTGTCTTTCAACAAACTCCAAGGAGAAATTCCAACCGGCGGGCCTTTCGGAAACTTCTCTGCTGATTCATTTGTATCAAACAATGCACTCTGCGGTGCTTCCCGACTCCATGTTCCACTgtgcaaaaatagaacaaaagttAAGCCAAATTGGAGGAAAGCTAAATATATCATCTCAGGGGTCATATCAG is a genomic window containing:
- the LOC137714444 gene encoding probable LRR receptor-like serine/threonine-protein kinase At3g47570, with product MERSRFLLSRMLSMIHCLCCIYMMIMANYFTAGALAMTHINFSTDQSALLALEAHITSDPLNILTANWSSASNSDICNWVGVTCGARHQRVTALNLSYMGLVGVIPPHVGNLSFLVELGLKNNSFHGPLPQELSRLRRLKTIDFGNNNFMGTIPSWFGSFPKLQTFRLAGNGFSGFIPVAIFNLSALERISLSKNQLSGSIPREIGNLTMVKGIHLDDNNFEELPNEISNLGQLEELFVQENALKGSAFVPVLNISSLTTLTLYGNNMSGSLSDNICEHLSSIRRFNLGQNQFNGLIPSKLWQCKELRDITFESNNFCGSIPKSLGNLTYLSNIFLDNNNLEGTIPDEICDLPQLEILALHANNLSGVIPSKLFNNSMIREIGLFINQLSGGLPANIGLNVPNLELLGVARNNLVAGLLPNLSNASKLRDLEMSENSFTGFLPITLCSLKNLEYLNLLLNNLTIDASTPEAASTLSCLFNLGNLKGLHLGDNPLNTTIPAFRRNLSTSLLYVDLSFSNIRGNIPVDISNWSSLIALHLENNQLSGAIPSSIQRLKNLQGLYLNDNELQGHIPYELCQLNNLAELRLDGNRLSGSIPSCLGTMVVALRSLSLGSNLLNSKIPSSLWELNHILHLNLSSNSLDGPLSEDIGKLRDVVDMDLSKNHFSGNIPGSIGGLQNMINLSLANNYLKGPIPTSFKTLLSLEFLDLSKNNLTGVIPKSLEALLYLKHLNLSFNKLQGEIPTGGPFGNFSADSFVSNNALCGASRLHVPLCKNRTKVKPNWRKAKYIISGVISVILLAVAALILILCKKRNVEVVRETVSLHQLLWRRVSRLELVKATNGFHESNLLGKGGFGLVYRGTLLDGIDIAVKVFNLQLEGAFKSFDKECEVLSNIRHRNLIKIISCCDELDFKALILQLMPNGSLEKWLYSPNRSMTILQRLDIMKDVALALEYLHHGYSIPIVHCDVKPSNILLDDDMVAHVADFGIARLIGRGDSMTETMTLATVGYMAPEFGMEGSISTRGDVYSFGIVLMETFTKRKPTDEMFVGEMDLKQWIADSLFPGAAIGEVVDVGVLGAEEDGDFMSRRDCLSSVMRLALACSAAMPGERINMKDAAITLTKIKTKYLKDCGGVNF